Below is a window of Plasmodium gaboni strain SY75 chromosome 11, whole genome shotgun sequence DNA.
gcttttttttatgataacATTGTgagatatatatatatatatatataattacttattttctttaaaacatataaacaaataaacacatacatatattcatttatataatggGCAACACCCTTGATAGTAATAAATCCAAGAACTTGTTTAATTATGagaattataaatatagaggaaaattaaataataataatcaacCACATGGTAAAggtattattttatataattctgGCGAATCCTTTTATTGTTCTTTTATAAATGGCAAGAAAGAAGGAaaaggtatatatattgataaaaatttaacaagatatataaatatttggAAGGATGATAAAGTCATAGGTAAAGTAAAAGTTCTTCCTTATAATAGTAATAGAGtctattatttttattacaaaCATGATATCATTGAgaaatgtatatattttgataatataaataataaagaatattatcataaacATAATACTTATACTAACTATCTCCATAATAATTCTCATAATCATTCTTATTCTGATaaggaagaaaaaagaaattattcAATAGAACACACCAATTATAAAGaacaattatataattatattgaTACTACTCATatcaagaaaaaaaataacaacaacaacaaaaacaacaacaaaaacaacagcaataataataataataataattttagtaatgatatttttaataagaatcataatgaatataataactCTTCCTCATCAATATCTTACAGTTCAGACTCAGGAAATATTAATCTACtagatattttaaaaaaaaaaaaaaaaaaaaaatcacaaatattattttctacacaacataaaatatatcatcataaCACCAATCAATCAAAGTTTATAAAAAACGAGAACCTAAATAATCAACGTAACaacaaaatgaatatatccatttataaaaaaaatgaaagaaaaaatatttttaaatatttttcaaataatatagaaaatctaaatattgaaaattATGAAGCGTGGTCTTTAAAAGAAGTAATTCAATGGCTCCTACTATGCTATGTACCCATCAAATGGATAATAagtttttataaaaataatataacaggtgataaattaaaatatattaatataaatactGTCAGAAATGAATTGGGAATTATCGCATATGGACATGcaattaaaatattacaattaataaaaaatctACAAGTTATGgcatataataaaaaattcaatAACTTTATTCAAAtagaagaatataaaaattatatcaGACAAAAGGATAAcataacaaaaaaaaaaaaaaaaaaaagtaaagaaaaaaaaaaaaaatcaaacAACATgcataaaaaatatatacatttagCTATTCATGAGAatgttaaaaatataaaaaatgatacctttcaatataataatgataatattaataattgtaagaatcaacaaaattatattcaacaaaatgattatgaaaatataaatatcatgaataaaaagaatctatcatttaaatatgataataatgaaaaaaaaaaaaaaattattaaatgtaaaaaaaataaatcattgGAAAATTCAAATTGCCAATatgatttaataaatgattTATCAAAAGATATATGTAGTGAtagtatattttataattcatCATCACAAACAACATCATCATTATCTTCTCctttatcttttaataaCAACTTTTCCGATTCATCTTCTTGCAGCTCTTTAGAACGTTTACCCtcatatgaaaaaaaattattatcttcatcaCAATCAAATATAGAACACATAAAAAACCTTCCTTTAGATATCttaagtaataataataataataataattcggaaaatataaaaataaaaagaagcaaatcaaaatataacaatgataaaaaaaaaaaaaaaaagaaacaatTCTCATTCATTGTGAATAAATCAAGTTCTGAAGTGTCATCTTCTCATTCATACACTTCTGAATcatattgttataatattaatcCATCCTTACAGTCATCATATAACAATTCTTTAGTATCTTCTTGTAGTATGTCTTCCACATGTCCTTCTTCCTCCTcatatatttcttcattatgTTCAAATGCAAGTAATGATATTGTGAATTttaatagaaataaaataattaaatattgtaataatatatatatgaacacAAAATTAGCATATTCATATATGAATGGTTTTATAATTCCACATGAAgatttaatatttatacacCCTATCgaaaattattatatagacaatacaaatgaaatatataatataaataatacttatattaaagataatattattaatcATAACTTctcatttaataataaaaaaaaaaaatcctttatagatataaacacaaatatattttcaacaaacaaagaaacaaatataaataattttgtgaaatataaaaaaatgaaaagtAGAATGTTTAAAGGTAAATATATGGGCAAAGAAGTAgctataaaaatattagttggaaaaataaaaaattttaaaaaactacatcaaattttatataatctaTACAACATGAGACATTCAAATTTTGTTCTTATAATGGGAGTTTCTATACATTatccttttatttttattatttatgaatatatgaaaaataagTGTCTCTTCTCATACTTACATtgtattaaatataaacatgtatatataagCACTTTCTTTCAAAAGTATAAGACattgttatataatacacAACAAGAggaaattaaaaaaataaacaaaaaaaagaacaaaaagaacaaaaagaacaaaaagaataaaaagaacaaaaagaacaaagattataataatagtaataagGAGGAGGAAGATACTAATGAGgatcaaaataatattgataatcAAGATACATTTTTAGATTTATCACAAGAAAGTAATATATCAAGTGATGATGATAACTCCACAGATATTAGTCAAatacaaaaagaaaattttaattacttaaataacaaaattgaagaaaataaaaattttaattatcATGATAATACAAGTACTCTTTCTGATCAtagtataaataatatgaaacaaagttattataatgtatataaaaagaaaattaatatatttaattacGAACATAATGTATTATGTGGCGCATAcgataataatgataataatatgaatcATGACAATATgtatgataataatatgtatgataataatatgtatgataataatatgtatgataataatatgcatgataataatatgtatgaTAATAACATTTATGACCATCATAAAAACACATCAATAAATTCAAAGCAACAAAATATTCATCAAAACATTCATCAAAACATTCAACAAGACACTGAACAGAATAATGAATGTTCCAGTTATGCCTcacaaataaaatataatataaaaaaaagtaatttcaaaaataatattatatcacataaaaatattcaaaaatgtaatgaaatacaaataaatcAACCATATACATTTCCGCCTTATCAAAAAgaattatcatcatatttaaaaaatgaaaaagcaaaaatgaaaagaaaagttCTATTTAGTTATTTAAAAACTCATGCACATTTTAATTCACAACAAGTTAATGACCAAAATGATCGTCTAAGTGTTCAAAAAATCATGAAAATTATAACgtaaaaattataaatatagacataaatatcaaaaaaaaaaaaaaaaatatatatatatatacatatatattatatatatgttatataaatttttttttttttttttttttaaatatagaGATGTGACTTTGGCTTGCACATATTTAGAAAAGGAAAAGGTAATGATTacataaatttatttttgcctatatattttttttttcgtttttaacttaatcaaaatattcttatatatatatatatatacatatatttttatatattcatgtTTATTTCCCCCTTCCCTTACTCCTCTTTATATCAGATGAGTCCTATAAATTTAAAGCCAACCAATATATTACTTGACGAATCTCTGAATGCTAAAATATCCGACTTTGGCATATCACAAATAGAAGAATGTCTCGATATGAATATTGATTATTCCTATATAGTTTCAGCAAACAGTgtcataaaaattaataagAAAGAATATGAACAAAAGAACGcgaaaaaaatgaaaattgtcaagaaaaaaaataatgatttattatatttatatgatcataataataatgtctataaatataatacacAATATATTGATGTTTCCCCTGATAGTTCTTATCCATCCATTTTTTATTGGACACCCCCAgaagtatatatatatatatatatattattcatatatattaatttacATACAATGAACAAAcaaatttatttcttttttattttagaTATTAAGggggaaaaaaaataaaaaattttattcaGATATTTATGCTTTCGGAATCATACTTTGGGA
It encodes the following:
- a CDS encoding putative protein kinase; this encodes MGNTLDSNKSKNLFNYENYKYRGKLNNNNQPHGKGIILYNSGESFYCSFINGKKEGKGIYIDKNLTRYINIWKDDKVIGKVKVLPYNSNRVYYFYYKHDIIEKCIYFDNINNKEYYHKHNTYTNYLHNNSHNHSYSDKEEKRNYSIEHTNYKEQLYNYIDTTHIKKKNNNNNKNNNKNNSNNNNNNNFSNDIFNKNHNEYNNSSSSISYSSDSGNINLLDILKKKKKKKSQILFSTQHKIYHHNTNQSKFIKNENLNNQRNNKMNISIYKKNERKNIFKYFSNNIENLNIENYEAWSLKEVIQWLLLCYVPIKWIISFYKNNITGDKLKYININTVRNELGIIAYGHAIKILQLIKNLQVMAYNKKFNNFIQIEEYKNYIRQKDNITKKKKKKSKEKKKKSNNMHKKYIHLAIHENVKNIKNDTFQYNNDNINNCKNQQNYIQQNDYENINIMNKKNLSFKYDNNEKKKKIIKCKKNKSLENSNCQYDLINDLSKDICSDSIFYNSSSQTTSSLSSPLSFNNNFSDSSSCSSLERLPSYEKKLLSSSQSNIEHIKNLPLDILSNNNNNNNSENIKIKRSKSKYNNDKKKKKKKQFSFIVNKSSSEVSSSHSYTSESYCYNINPSLQSSYNNSLVSSCSMSSTCPSSSSYISSLCSNASNDIVNFNRNKIIKYCNNIYMNTKLAYSYMNGFIIPHEDLIFIHPIENYYIDNTNEIYNINNTYIKDNIINHNFSFNNKKKKSFIDINTNIFSTNKETNINNFVKYKKMKSRMFKGKYMGKEVAIKILVGKIKNFKKLHQILYNLYNMRHSNFVLIMGVSIHYPFIFIIYEYMKNKCLFSYLHCIKYKHVYISTFFQKYKTLLYNTQQEEIKKINKKKNKKNKKNKKNKKNKKNKDYNNSNKEEEDTNEDQNNIDNQDTFLDLSQESNISSDDDNSTDISQIQKENFNYLNNKIEENKNFNYHDNTSTLSDHSINNMKQSYYNVYKKKINIFNYEHNVLCGAYDNNDNNMNHDNMYDNNMYDNNMYDNNMYDNNMHDNNMYDNNIYDHHKNTSINSKQQNIHQNIHQNIQQDTEQNNECSSYASQIKYNIKKSNFKNNIISHKNIQKCNEIQINQPYTFPPYQKELSSYLKNEKAKMKRKVLFSYLKTHAHFNSQQVNDQNDRLSVQKIMKIITDVTLACTYLEKEKMSPINLKPTNILLDESLNAKISDFGISQIEECLDMNIDYSYIVSANSVIKINKKEYEQKNAKKMKIVKKKNNDLLYLYDHNNNVYKYNTQYIDVSPDSSYPSIFYWTPPEILRGKKNKKFYSDIYAFGIILWEMLSNDIPFNYPFASHIMAAVGYANEELSFNNIPVSIQSLIKACVNRNRYKRPTFEHILKTISTLYQKANTKVEDALISFMDGT